A single Oncorhynchus mykiss isolate Arlee chromosome 24, USDA_OmykA_1.1, whole genome shotgun sequence DNA region contains:
- the LOC110504040 gene encoding protein FAM118B isoform X2, translating into MASVVASVVTVKTEKRPAPADPQDVDSNTKKPRKLLPSLKTKRASELVLVIGTGVSSAVAPQVPALRSWKGLIQALLDAANDFDLLEEEESRRFQKSLKDDKNLVHVAHDLIQKLSPRTGNVRSTFFKDCLYEVFDDLECKMENAGKHLLRSVLQLMESGALVLTTNFDNLLEIYAAHQGSKLESLDLTDEKKVLEWAQGKRSLSVLHIHGVYTNPSGIVLHPAGYQNVLRNTEVMREIQKLYETKSFVFLGCGRTVDDTTFQALFLEAVKHKSDLEHFMLVRREDVGEFKKLRDNMLDKGIKVISYGNEYSDLPEYFERLANEICNRDAVINGWGSPSQEEQETQNGFHSQKCLLQDYSS; encoded by the exons ATGGCCTCTGTTGTGGCCTCTGTTGTGACTGTGAAAACCGAGAAGCGGCCTGCTCCTGCTGACCCTCAGGATGTTGACTCCAACACCAAAAAACCCAG GAAACTGCTGCCCAGCCTGAAGACCAAGCGGGCCTCCGAGCTGGTCCTAGTTATTGGTACAGGGGTGAGTTCAGCTGTGGCCCCTCAGGTCCCTGCATTGCGCTCCTGGAAGGGTTTGATCCAGGCCTTGTTGGACGCGGCCAACGACTTTGACCtcctagaggaagaggagagtcgGCGTTTTCAGAAGAGCCTGAAGGACGACAAGAACCTAGTCCACGTGGCTCATGACCTCATCCAGAAGCTCTCTCCG AGAACAGGCAACGTGCGGTCCACCTTCTTCAAGGACTGCCTGTACGAGGTGTTTGACGATCTGGAGTGTAAGATGGAGAATGCGGGGAAGCACCTTCTCCGCTCCGTACTGCAGCTGATGGAGAGTGGAGCGCTGGTCCTCACCACCAACTTTGACAACCTGCTGGAAATTTATGCAGCCCACCAGGGATCGAAGCTGGAGTCTCTGGACCTCACAGATGAGAAGAAG gTCCTGGAGTGGGCTCAGGGGAAGAGAAGTCTGAGTGTTTTGCACATTCACGGTGTTTACACGAATCCCAGTGGCATTGTACTGCACCCTGCTGGCTACCAGAATGTACTGAGGAACACTGAAGTCATG AGAGAGATCCAGAAACTGTATGAGACCAAATCATTTGTGTTCCTGGGCTGCGGGCGCACAGTGGACGACACCACCTTCCAGGCTCTGTTCCTGGAGGCGGTCAAACACAAGTCGGACCTGGAGCACTTCATGCTGGTGCGGCGCGAGGACGTTGGAGAGTTCAAGAAGCTGCGGGACAACATGCTGGACAAGGGCATCAAGGTCATCTCCTACGGCAATGAGTATTCTGACCTGCCCGAGTACTTTGAGCGGCTGGCCAATGAGATCTGCAACCGCGACGCCGTCATTAACGGCTGGG GATCTCCCTCTCAAGAAGAACAGGAAACCCAGAATGGCTTTCATTCACAGAAGTGCCTCCTTCAAG ACTATTCTTCTTGA
- the LOC110504040 gene encoding protein FAM118B isoform X1: MASVVASVVTVKTEKRPAPADPQDVDSNTKKPRIWAPSMEPSLNLCLPQRKLLPSLKTKRASELVLVIGTGVSSAVAPQVPALRSWKGLIQALLDAANDFDLLEEEESRRFQKSLKDDKNLVHVAHDLIQKLSPRTGNVRSTFFKDCLYEVFDDLECKMENAGKHLLRSVLQLMESGALVLTTNFDNLLEIYAAHQGSKLESLDLTDEKKVLEWAQGKRSLSVLHIHGVYTNPSGIVLHPAGYQNVLRNTEVMREIQKLYETKSFVFLGCGRTVDDTTFQALFLEAVKHKSDLEHFMLVRREDVGEFKKLRDNMLDKGIKVISYGNEYSDLPEYFERLANEICNRDAVINGWGSPSQEEQETQNGFHSQKCLLQDYSS; the protein is encoded by the exons ATGGCCTCTGTTGTGGCCTCTGTTGTGACTGTGAAAACCGAGAAGCGGCCTGCTCCTGCTGACCCTCAGGATGTTGACTCCAACACCAAAAAACCCAG GATTTGGGCACCATCAATGGAACCATCACTCAATCTCTGCCTGCCCCAAAGGAAACTGCTGCCCAGCCTGAAGACCAAGCGGGCCTCCGAGCTGGTCCTAGTTATTGGTACAGGGGTGAGTTCAGCTGTGGCCCCTCAGGTCCCTGCATTGCGCTCCTGGAAGGGTTTGATCCAGGCCTTGTTGGACGCGGCCAACGACTTTGACCtcctagaggaagaggagagtcgGCGTTTTCAGAAGAGCCTGAAGGACGACAAGAACCTAGTCCACGTGGCTCATGACCTCATCCAGAAGCTCTCTCCG AGAACAGGCAACGTGCGGTCCACCTTCTTCAAGGACTGCCTGTACGAGGTGTTTGACGATCTGGAGTGTAAGATGGAGAATGCGGGGAAGCACCTTCTCCGCTCCGTACTGCAGCTGATGGAGAGTGGAGCGCTGGTCCTCACCACCAACTTTGACAACCTGCTGGAAATTTATGCAGCCCACCAGGGATCGAAGCTGGAGTCTCTGGACCTCACAGATGAGAAGAAG gTCCTGGAGTGGGCTCAGGGGAAGAGAAGTCTGAGTGTTTTGCACATTCACGGTGTTTACACGAATCCCAGTGGCATTGTACTGCACCCTGCTGGCTACCAGAATGTACTGAGGAACACTGAAGTCATG AGAGAGATCCAGAAACTGTATGAGACCAAATCATTTGTGTTCCTGGGCTGCGGGCGCACAGTGGACGACACCACCTTCCAGGCTCTGTTCCTGGAGGCGGTCAAACACAAGTCGGACCTGGAGCACTTCATGCTGGTGCGGCGCGAGGACGTTGGAGAGTTCAAGAAGCTGCGGGACAACATGCTGGACAAGGGCATCAAGGTCATCTCCTACGGCAATGAGTATTCTGACCTGCCCGAGTACTTTGAGCGGCTGGCCAATGAGATCTGCAACCGCGACGCCGTCATTAACGGCTGGG GATCTCCCTCTCAAGAAGAACAGGAAACCCAGAATGGCTTTCATTCACAGAAGTGCCTCCTTCAAG ACTATTCTTCTTGA
- the LOC110504042 gene encoding 2-hydroxyacyl-CoA lyase 2 isoform X1, with translation MEIATALGCFVGFAFGGLVFVAYKLGLLYQLFHKTETQSPRHGGESVAEVLRAHGVKFVFTLVGGHISPILVACEKLGIRIVDTRHEATAVFAADAVARLSGTVGVAAVTAGPGLTNTVTAVKNAQMAESPLLLLGGAAATLLQGRGALQDIDQMSLFKPLCKFCASVRSVKDIAITVRKALAIAQSGTPGPVFIEFPIDTLYPFHLVSKEFGVKNPPKGIMGKVVTWYLHNHLKNLFAGAWETRDVSPLPVHIPQATDNQVQKCIELVSRAKKPVILLGSQATLPPTPTDDIRAALESLGIPCFLGGMSRGMLGRNSPLHIRQNRSDALKEADLVLLAGTVCDFRLSYGRVLNRRSRIIAVNRDKTQLLKNSDMFWKPTVAIQGDAGSFLLRLSKGLKGHTCPEDWPQCLKAGDVTKEKANRRKADEKTDRHLNPLSVLHRVDELMADDSIIVADGGDFVGSAAYIMRPRGPLRWLDPGAFGTLGVGGGFALGAKLCRPESEVWIIYGDGSLGYSVAEFDTFTRHKTPVIALVGNDACWSQIAREQVPILGSNVACGLAFTDYHIVADGYGGKGTLIGREDEDKLDGIIKEAQKETRQGRATLLNVLIGKTNFRDGSISV, from the exons ATGGAGATTGCCACCGCACTGGGGTGTTTTGTTGGTTTTGCCTTCGGAGGACTAGTATTTGTAGCGTATAAACTTGGTTTACTGTATCAGTTGTTTCATAAG ACTGAGACCCAGAGCCCTCGCCATGGtggggagagtgtggcagaggtTCTGCGTGCCCATGGGGTTAAGTTTGTCTTCACCCTGGTGGGGGGGCACATCTCGCCCATCTTGGTGGCCTGCGAGAAGCTGGGCATCCGCATCGTGGACACCAGGCACGAGGCCACTGCCGTCTTTGCAGCTGACGCAGTAGCCAGGCTCTCCG GCACTGTAGGTGTAGCTGCAGTGACTGCTGGCCCAGGCCTGACTAACACAGTCACAGCAGTGAAGAACGCTCAGATGGCCGAGTCTCCACTGCTTCTCTTGGGGGGAGCTGCTGCAACATTACTTCAG GGTAGAGGAGCCCTGCAGGACATTGACCAGATGTCCCTGTTCAAGCCGCTGTGTAAGTTCTGCGCCTCAGTGAGGAGTGTGAAGGACATCGCCATCACTGTGAGGAAGGCCCTGGCCATCGCCCAGTCTGGAACTCCAGGCCCTGTGTTCATAGAGTTCCCCATCGACACACTCTACCCCTTCCACCTGGTGTCCAAAGAGTTCGGAGTGAAAAACCCTCCCAAGGGAATAATGGGAAAAGTTGTCACTTG GTACCTCCACAATCATCTAAAGAACTTGTTTGCTGGGGCCTGGGAAACCAGAGATGTGTCCCCTCTCCCTGTACACATCCCTCAGGCCACAGACAATCAG GTACAAAAGTGTATAGAGCTGGTGAGCAGAGCCAAGAAGCCTGTTatcctactggggagccaggcaacACTACCTCCAACACCTACAGATGACATCAG GGCGGCCCTGGAGTCCCTAGGTATCCCCTGCTTCCTGGGTGGAATGTCCCGTGGCATGCTGGGTAGGAACAGTCCCTTGCACATCAGACAGAACAGGAGTGATGCCCTGAAGGAAGCAGACCTTGTGCTGCTAGCAG GAACTGTATGTGACTTCCGATTAAGCTACGGCAGAGTGCTAAACAGACGCAGCAGGATCATTGCTGTCAACAGAGACAAGACTCAACTTCTGAAGAACTCTGACATGTTTTGGAAGCCCACTGTGGCCATTCAGG GAGATGCAGGCTCCTTCCTACTCCGCCTCTCCAAAGGCCTCAAGGGCCACACATGTCCAGAAGATTGGCCACAGTGTCTCAAAGCAGGAGATGTCACCAAAGAGAAGGCTAATCG GAGGAAGGCTGATGAGAAGACGGACCGCCACCTGAACCCCCTGAGTGTCCTGCACCGCGTGGATGAGTTGATGGCTGACGACAGCATCATAGTGGCGGATGGGGGCGACTTTGTGGGCAGTGCTGCTTACATCATGAGACCAAGGGGCCCACTCCGCTGGCTGGATCCAG GAGCATTTGGAACCCTTGGTGTTGGAGGAGGGTTTGCTCTGGGAGCCAAGCTGTGTCGACCTGAGTCAGAG GTGTGGATCATCTATGGCGATGGATCCCTGGGATACAGTGTTGCAGAATTTGACACCTTTACCAGACACAAG ACGCCAGTAATTGCCCTGGTGGGGAACGATGCCTGTTGGAGCCAGATCGCCAGGGAGCAGGTTCCCATCCTGGGCAGCAATGTGGCCTGTGGCCTGGCCTTCACAG ATTACCACATAGTTGCCGACGGTTATGGAGGCAAAGGCACCCTCATTGGTCGCGAAGACGAGGACAAGCTGGACGGCATCATAAAAGAGGCCCAGAAGGAGACCAGACAGGGAAGAGCCACACTTCTCAATGTTCTCATAGGGAAGACCAACTTCAGAGATGGCTCCATCTCTGTGTAG
- the LOC110504042 gene encoding 2-hydroxyacyl-CoA lyase 2 isoform X2: MNPHTKTDLTETQSPRHGGESVAEVLRAHGVKFVFTLVGGHISPILVACEKLGIRIVDTRHEATAVFAADAVARLSGTVGVAAVTAGPGLTNTVTAVKNAQMAESPLLLLGGAAATLLQGRGALQDIDQMSLFKPLCKFCASVRSVKDIAITVRKALAIAQSGTPGPVFIEFPIDTLYPFHLVSKEFGVKNPPKGIMGKVVTWYLHNHLKNLFAGAWETRDVSPLPVHIPQATDNQVQKCIELVSRAKKPVILLGSQATLPPTPTDDIRAALESLGIPCFLGGMSRGMLGRNSPLHIRQNRSDALKEADLVLLAGTVCDFRLSYGRVLNRRSRIIAVNRDKTQLLKNSDMFWKPTVAIQGDAGSFLLRLSKGLKGHTCPEDWPQCLKAGDVTKEKANRRKADEKTDRHLNPLSVLHRVDELMADDSIIVADGGDFVGSAAYIMRPRGPLRWLDPGAFGTLGVGGGFALGAKLCRPESEVWIIYGDGSLGYSVAEFDTFTRHKTPVIALVGNDACWSQIAREQVPILGSNVACGLAFTDYHIVADGYGGKGTLIGREDEDKLDGIIKEAQKETRQGRATLLNVLIGKTNFRDGSISV; this comes from the exons ATGAACCCCCATACAAAAACTGACTTG ACTGAGACCCAGAGCCCTCGCCATGGtggggagagtgtggcagaggtTCTGCGTGCCCATGGGGTTAAGTTTGTCTTCACCCTGGTGGGGGGGCACATCTCGCCCATCTTGGTGGCCTGCGAGAAGCTGGGCATCCGCATCGTGGACACCAGGCACGAGGCCACTGCCGTCTTTGCAGCTGACGCAGTAGCCAGGCTCTCCG GCACTGTAGGTGTAGCTGCAGTGACTGCTGGCCCAGGCCTGACTAACACAGTCACAGCAGTGAAGAACGCTCAGATGGCCGAGTCTCCACTGCTTCTCTTGGGGGGAGCTGCTGCAACATTACTTCAG GGTAGAGGAGCCCTGCAGGACATTGACCAGATGTCCCTGTTCAAGCCGCTGTGTAAGTTCTGCGCCTCAGTGAGGAGTGTGAAGGACATCGCCATCACTGTGAGGAAGGCCCTGGCCATCGCCCAGTCTGGAACTCCAGGCCCTGTGTTCATAGAGTTCCCCATCGACACACTCTACCCCTTCCACCTGGTGTCCAAAGAGTTCGGAGTGAAAAACCCTCCCAAGGGAATAATGGGAAAAGTTGTCACTTG GTACCTCCACAATCATCTAAAGAACTTGTTTGCTGGGGCCTGGGAAACCAGAGATGTGTCCCCTCTCCCTGTACACATCCCTCAGGCCACAGACAATCAG GTACAAAAGTGTATAGAGCTGGTGAGCAGAGCCAAGAAGCCTGTTatcctactggggagccaggcaacACTACCTCCAACACCTACAGATGACATCAG GGCGGCCCTGGAGTCCCTAGGTATCCCCTGCTTCCTGGGTGGAATGTCCCGTGGCATGCTGGGTAGGAACAGTCCCTTGCACATCAGACAGAACAGGAGTGATGCCCTGAAGGAAGCAGACCTTGTGCTGCTAGCAG GAACTGTATGTGACTTCCGATTAAGCTACGGCAGAGTGCTAAACAGACGCAGCAGGATCATTGCTGTCAACAGAGACAAGACTCAACTTCTGAAGAACTCTGACATGTTTTGGAAGCCCACTGTGGCCATTCAGG GAGATGCAGGCTCCTTCCTACTCCGCCTCTCCAAAGGCCTCAAGGGCCACACATGTCCAGAAGATTGGCCACAGTGTCTCAAAGCAGGAGATGTCACCAAAGAGAAGGCTAATCG GAGGAAGGCTGATGAGAAGACGGACCGCCACCTGAACCCCCTGAGTGTCCTGCACCGCGTGGATGAGTTGATGGCTGACGACAGCATCATAGTGGCGGATGGGGGCGACTTTGTGGGCAGTGCTGCTTACATCATGAGACCAAGGGGCCCACTCCGCTGGCTGGATCCAG GAGCATTTGGAACCCTTGGTGTTGGAGGAGGGTTTGCTCTGGGAGCCAAGCTGTGTCGACCTGAGTCAGAG GTGTGGATCATCTATGGCGATGGATCCCTGGGATACAGTGTTGCAGAATTTGACACCTTTACCAGACACAAG ACGCCAGTAATTGCCCTGGTGGGGAACGATGCCTGTTGGAGCCAGATCGCCAGGGAGCAGGTTCCCATCCTGGGCAGCAATGTGGCCTGTGGCCTGGCCTTCACAG ATTACCACATAGTTGCCGACGGTTATGGAGGCAAAGGCACCCTCATTGGTCGCGAAGACGAGGACAAGCTGGACGGCATCATAAAAGAGGCCCAGAAGGAGACCAGACAGGGAAGAGCCACACTTCTCAATGTTCTCATAGGGAAGACCAACTTCAGAGATGGCTCCATCTCTGTGTAG